In the Clostridium sp. 'White wine YQ' genome, TGTAACAAAGTCTGCATATGGAACTGGACTTGGATGTACTCCAGCTGCAACTAATCCAGCAATATGAGCCATATCAACCATAAATAAAGCTCCAACTTCGTCAGCAATTTCCTTAAATCTCTTAAAATCTATTATTCTTGAATAAGCTGATGCACCTGCAACTATAAGTTTAGGCTTATGTTCTAATGCCAACCTTCTTACTTCATCATAATTAATAGTTTCAGTTTCTTTATCAACTCCATATGATACAAAATTAAATAATTTTCCTGAAAAGTTAACTGGTGAACCATGAGTTAAATGCCCACCATGGCTTAAATTCATTCCTAATACTGTATCTCCTGGATTCAAAATTGTGAAATAAACTGCCATATTTGCTTGTGAACCTGAATGAGGTTGAACATTTGCATGCTCTGCTCCAAAAAGTTCTTTAGCTCTTTCTATGGCTAAAGATTCAACTTCATCAACAACATGACATCCACCATAATATCTTTTTGCTGGATATCCTTCTGCGTATTTATTAGTCAAATATGATCCCATAGCTTCCATTACAGCTTTAGAAGTGAAATTCTCAGAAGCAATAAGTTCAATTCCATATTGTTGCCTGTCTAACTCCTTATTAATAAGGTCTAGGATATCACTATCCATTTCTTTTAAATTTGTAAAGTTCATATTAACACCCCAATTTCTTAAAATTTACGTTACATATTTTATTTTATCATACGAAAACATAAAAATAAATTAATAGTTGAAGTTAAAGGGTTATATGCTATAATTTCATATGAAAAGAAATGTTTAACGGAGATATAAATTTATGGATAGTAATAAAATATTACATGTGGCCACATATGCTGGTAGAATAATTTTAGAAAATGGCGGCGAAACCTATAGAGTCGAAGAAACCATAAATAGAATATGTCAAGCTTTTGGTATGGAGGACGCTGACAGTTTTGTAACACCAACAGGAATAATGGCGTCTGCTTTTCACACAGAAAGAGGTACATTTTCACTTGTGAGAAGAGTTAGATCTAGAACTGTTAACCTTCAAAAAGTTCATGAAGTAAACGACTTATCAAGAAATATTCTTGTAAAAAACATGACCGTACTAGAAGTTTTAGACGAACTAAAGAGAATAGATAAATCTAAAAGATATGATGATAAAACAACTATATTCTTTTCAGCTTTAGGTGCTGGAGCATTCTCTATGCTTTTTGGAGGAAATATAAAAGATTTTGTAGCTGCTTTTATTATAGGTATTGTAATAAAATATTTTTCAATTGTGAGTAGCTCTCTTTCAATTAATGATTTTTTCACAAACAGCATATCTGGAGCTATAACAGCCATTATGGCTTTAATTTTCATAAAATTTAATATTGCATCTAATTTAGATATGACAATAATTGGAGCCATTATGCTTCTTGTGCCCGGTCTTGCTATTACAAATGCAATTCGTGATACTATTGCAGGAGATTTTGTTTCTGGGTTAACAAGGGCTGCTGAAGCCTTTCTTGTTGCTATAGCAATAGCTGTAGGTTCCGGAATTGTATTAAGCTTTTGGTTTAAGTTTTATGGAGGTATATAATTATGATTAAAGAAATTGTAGTATCTATAATTGCAACTTTCGGCTTTGGAATTATATTTAATATAAAAGGTAAGAATCTTGTTTTCGCTTCTTTAGGCGGCGGATTAGGTTGGCTGGTTTATAAATTATCTTTAACTCATTCAAATTCCGGTACTTTGGCTTTATTTATATCTTCTATTATTTTCTCTGCATATTCAGAAATATTAGCAAGAATATTAAAAAGTCCAGTAACTACCTTCATAATTTGTGCATTAATTCCTCTAGTTCCTGGTGGAGGAATGTATTATACAATGTATGAAATAGTCCAAGGGAATATTGATAAGTCTCTTGAGCTAGGACTTAATACTTTAGCTTCTGCAGGTACTTTAGCATTAGGTATTATTTTTGTTTCTTCAATAACTAGGATTATAATATCACCCAAACCGAGAAAAACTTAAATAGAAGTAAAAAAGTGGGTGTCTCAAAACAAATCTTGAGACACCCACTTTTATTATTTCATGAAGGAATTAAGTGTTTTAATTAAATTCTCTAATCCTTCTTCCCCTTCACTATCTGGTTCTATTCCTATGCAGTTTCTTGCATAATCTTCTAATATTAATCCGCCAACTTTATTTATTGCTGCTCTAATAGCAGATATCTGAACCAACACATCCGAGCAACATACATTTTTATCTATCATTCCTTGTATACCCTTAACTTGGCCTTCTATTCTTTTAAGCCTAGTAAGAATATCTTTTTTTAACTTTTCTTCTTTTTCCATATTTTCATCTCCTTATACCTATAAGGGGTATTTTTAATAATTATAACCTATTATTAATTTACTATTCAAGAAAAAATCGTCAAAGCGATTATGAGCCTTAAAAAATTATAAATTCCTAAAGAGTGAAATAACCTAATCCATACTTATAATAAAAACATGGATTAGGCTATATACCACTTAATTATTTATCTTCTTTATTTATTGAAATTCCTAGTTCCACAAGTTGTTTTTCATCTGTTACATTAGGAGCTTCAGTCATCGGACAGTATGCATTTTGGTTCTTAGGGAATGCAATAACATCTTTAATATTATCAGTACCAGCTAGGAACATGATCATTCTATCAAATCCAAATGCCAATCCACCATGTGGAGGTGGTCCAAACTTAAAGGCTTCTAATAAGAATCCAAATCTTTCCCATGCACTTTCTTGAGTAAATCCTAAAACTCCAAACATTCTTTCTTGAAGCTTAGTATCATGTATTCTTATAGAACCTCCACCTAGCTCTTCACCATTAAGTACTAAGTCATATGCTTTAGCTCTAACTCTTCCTGGATCAGACTCTAGATATTCTAAATCCTCATCCATTGGACAAGTAAATGGGTGATGAGCTGCAAAATATCTTCCTTCTTCTTCATCGTACTCTAAAAGCGGGAATTCTGTAATCCAGCAGAAATTGAATTCATTTTTATCCTTTATTAGGTCATATTTTTTAGCTAATTCTAATCTTAATTGGCCTAATGACTGGAATACTACAGAATTTTTATCAGCAACTATTAGTATCATATCACCAGTTTCAGCTGACATCACATCTATGATATTTTTTAATTCATCTTCTTTTAAGAATTTAGATATTGGAGATTTTATTTCTTCTTCCTTTAATTGAATCCATGCAAGACCTTTAGCCTTAAATGTCTTAACAAATTCACCTAATCTATCTATATCCTTTCTTCCCATGTTTGCACCATTTTTAAGGCATATTGCCCTAACTGATCCGCCACTCACTAAAGCATCTTGGAAAACTTTAAATTCTGCATTTTTCACAGTTTCAGATAAATCTCTTATTTCCATATCAAATCTTAAGTCTGGTTTATCGGAACCGTATTTCTCCATTGCTTCTTTATATGGCATTCTTCTTATTGGAAGCTTAACATCAATATTTCCAACTTCCTTAAATACATGTTTTATTAACCCTTCGTTAAGTTCCATAACATCATCTTGTTCAACGAAACTCATTTCTAAGTCTATTTGAGTAAATTCTGGTTGTCTGTTTGCTCTTAAGTCTTCGTCTCTAAAACATTTCACTATTTGGAAGTACTTATCAAATCCAGAAACCATTAAAAGCTGCTTAAATAATTGTGGTGATTGTGGCAATGCATAAAACATACCTGGATAATTTCTTGAAGGAACTAAATAGTCTCTTGCTCCTTCTGGTGTGCTTTTTGTAAGCATTGGAGTTTCGATTTCTAAAAACTCATTGTTTACAAGATAATCTCTAACTGATTTCGCTGTTTTACTTCTAATCATAAGTATTTTTTGCATATCGCTTCTTCTTAAGTCTAAATATCTATACTTAAGTCTAATATTTTCAGCAGCATCTAAATTATCTTTAATATATATAGGAGGAGTTTCTGATTCAGAAAGAATTTTTATTTCTTCTCCCTTTAATTCAACCATCCCAGTTGCCATTGCACTATTTGGAGCTTCTCTTCTTATGATTTCACCTTTTATTGCTATACAATATTCAGGTCTAACTTTATTAGCTTTTTCAAATGCTTCTTTATTTATAACTTCTCCAAATACTACCTGTAAAATTCCAGTTCTATCTCTAAGATCTACAAACTCAAGTCCCCCTAAGTTTCTATTTCTTTGAACCCATCCCATTACAGTTACTTTTTGTCCTATGTGCTCTTCTCTTAACTCTCCGCACATTATGGTTCTTTTCCATGAATTTAAGGCTTCACCCATTTTTCTTCCTCCTAATTACTTAACTAAACTTACTATATCTTCTAATGAATCTAAATTTATATCAAATGTTTCTCCATCAGACATCCTTTTAATTTTTCCTGTACCATTTGCAATTTCATCTTCACCTAATATTAAAGTAAAAGCTGCTCCTATTTTATTTGCATACTTCATTTGAGCCTTTACACTTTTCTTCATATGATCACAATCACTCTTAATTCCAAATTTTCTTAGCTTGTAAGTAAGCGCAAAAGCTTTAACTCTAGCTAAATCTCCCATTGAACCAATATATAAATCAATTGTATTTGGTTCTGGAATCTCTATTCCTTCTTCCTCAAGAGTAAGTAATAATCTTTCTAGTCCTAATCCAAATCCAACTGCTGGTGTCTCTGGCCCACCTATTTCTGATATCAGACCATCATATCTTCCACCACCACATACAGTTATATCTTTATTTATTATTTCAAAAACTGTTCTTGTGTAGTAATCTAGTCCTCTAACTATTTTAGGATCTATTTCAAAATTAATATCCATAGCATTTAAATAAGTTTTTACTTCCTCAAAGTGGTTGCTACAGTCTTCACAAATATAATCTAAAATAACTGGTGCATTTTTAGTAATCTCTTTACAACTTTTTTCTTTACAATCAAGTATCCTCATTGGATTTTTTTCAAATCTACCTTTACAAGTATCACAAAGATTATCATAATTTTCTTTTAAGAAATCCATTAATGCTTTGTTATATTTTGCTCTACAATCTGGGCAACCTAAACTATTTATATTTAGAGTTAATCCCTCTATTCCAAATTCATCTAATGCTCTCATTGCTAGAGAAATAACTTCTGCATCAATGGAAGCTTCCTTTGAGCCAAATATTTCAATACCGTATTGGTGAAATTGTCTAAGTCTTCCCTTTTGCATTTTTTCATATCTAAAACATGGAGTAAAATAATATAACTTAGTAGGTTGAGCATCATTAAATAATGAATTTTCAATAAATGCTCTTACAGAAGGAGCTGTACCTTCAGGCTTTAAAGTTATACTTCTTTCACCTTTATCTAAGAATGTATACATTTCCTTTTGAACAACATCTGTAGTTTCTCCAACTCCTCTTTTAAAAAGTTCTGTGTGCTCAAATATAGGAGTTCTAATTTCCCTTATTCCATATTCTTTTGAAAGCTCTCTAAACTTATTTTCTACATAATGCCACTTATATGCATCCTTAGGAAGCATATCTTTTGTCCCTTTCGGAGCTTGTATTTTATCCATTAACCTTCCTCCCTTATTCATACAAAGTATTTAGTAGATCTATTTTCCCTTGTATCATTTCATCAATTCTATTTACATATTCTTTAACATCTTTGACGTTACCGAATCTTTCAATCCTATTTTCATTATGAAAAACTACTTTTGATACAGCATCAGCACCAATTGCTATTATAGTTTCTGTATCTTCTATCATTAGCATATTATATATGCATTCCTTATTATTTAAGGAGTATCCTACATTCTCCATGTTACCAACCATATTCTTTTGTCTATACATATAATAAGGTTCCATCTTTAACTCAATTGCTAATTCTCTAGTTTTTTCATACATTTTATTTAGCTCATTTTGAGTAGGTCTATATAGCTTTTTCCCGAGTATAAGCTCTTCATGTAACCTAGAAGCTCTTTTAATTGACATTCCATGAACAGTTAAGGATTCTGGTTTTAATTTAAGTATATCTATAAATGTGTTATTTACTTCTTCAATACCTTCACCAGGAAGTCCTACTATTATATCCATATTTATATTATCAAAGCCCAAACTTCTCGCCAAGTTAAACTTATTAATAACCTGTTCCTTTGTATGTCCTCTACCTATATTCTTAAGTGTTACATTATTCATTGATTGAGGATTTATACTAATTCTATCGACTCTATACTTTTTCATAGTCCCAAGTTTTTCTTCCGTTATTGAATCAGGTCTTCCGCATTCCACAGTAAATTCAATTGGGTTAAAAGGTTCGATTAACCTATTATAAATTTCAGCCATTAATCCTTCAAATTCTTCATTATCAACTGCCGTAGGCGTCCCACCGCCAAAATAGACCGTATTAACTTCTAGTTTCTTATTTGAAATATATTGACTCATAGCATCAATTTCTTTTTTAATTGCTGTAATATATGGTTCCACTTGTTTTTTTGCTCCAGCTATCGGATTAGAAGCAAAAGAACAATATAAGCATCTAGTTGGACAAAAAGCCATTCCAATATAAATACTTATTTTTTCCTTTTTAACATCTACAAATCCTTTTTCTCTCTCTGCAATTTCTATGCATAGATCACTTTTTTCCTCAGATGTAAGATATTTATCTTTAAAATATCTACGTATTTCTGCTTTAGATTTCCCTTCATTCAATAAAGAAAGTGCTATTTTGCTTGGTCTTATTCCTATTAAAGTTCCCCAAGGATAATAATCCTTAGTTAATTCGCTTAATAATTTAAATAACTCTCTTTTAACTGAATCTTTTCTATCTTCTTCTAAAGCAACCTCTCTACATATTTGATCATACTCAATTACAAGTTTTGATTCTTCACTTGTAATCTTATAATCAAAGTCATCCGCTCTATTTATTTTAATATCCTCTAACGGGAAAAATATATTAAACATTTGATATACGTCATATCTTAGATTTTCATCTGATAGTGTTATATTTAGTGTCATTTTCTCTCCTTTATCTAGCAAAAGGGTTTCCTCTTTTTTCAGTCATAATAGAAGTCTTTGGGCCGTGTCCTGGGTAAACAATAGTATTATCATTAAGTATAAATAGTTTTGTTCTAATGCTATCTACTAATGTATCCATATCCCCACCTTCAAAATCTGATCTTCCTACACTTAGGTAAAATAAGGTATCTCCTGCAAAAAGATGTTCACCATCTAAAAGAAAACACATTCCTCCTGCGCTATGTCCAGGTGTATGTATACACTTAATTTTATGTCCTGAAAAATCTATTTCTTCTCCATCTTTTAGATATCTTTCTGCTTCTGGTATTTTACCAAATACGTAGGATGATCCTTGCATATAAACTTTTTCATCCTCATTAATAAAATGAGGAACTTTAAACGTACTTTTTAGTTCAGAAACAGCACCTACGTGGTCAAAGTGACCATGGGTTAATAATATAAACTTTAATTTAGCTCCAAGTTTATTAATTATATCAGCTAAATAATCACCCTGATCCCCTGGATCCACTACAAAAGCTTCCTTTGTTTTTTCATCCATAACTATATAACAATTTTCTTGTATATCGCCTACTGGGATAGTTTTAATTATCATAAACTTCCTCCTAAAAATCCTTTTTACTTTCTAATAGCAGAGTTACAGGGCCATCATTAATTATTTCAACTTCCATATCTGCTCCAAATTCTCCAGTTTCAACTCTTATTCCCTCTTCTTTAAAGGCCTCAACAACTTTTTCATAAATGCCAATAGCTTCTTCTCCACCAAGTGCATTTATAAAGCTTGGTCTCCTACCTTTTCTACAATCTCCGTATAAGGTAAATTGTGATATTATAAGTATTTCTCCATTAACATCTTTTAAAGAAAGATTCATTTTATCATCGCTATCTGAAAATACTCTTAAGTTAATAACCTTATCTCTAATGTATTTAATATCTTCGTCAGTATCACCTTTTGTAATACCAATTAATACATTTAAGCCTGCACCTATTTCTCCAATTGTTCTTCCATCAACCTTAACACTACTTCTTTTTACTCTTTGCACTACAGCTCTCATTCACTAAACATCCTTTAATTATTCATTCTATATACGTCTAAAACACCTTTTAGTTTTCTAATTTTCCTCATTAACTCTTTTAGTTGATCTATACTGTCTATACTTACCTTAATATTAACCAAGGATAGATTTCCTTTTAAAGATTTAGCATTCACAGCATTTACTTTTATTTTAGATTCACTTAGAATTATCATTACCTCTGCTAAAATTCCCATTCTATCTTCAGCTTCAACCTGAATTTCTGCAGTATATGATTTACCTTTTGATGTTCCCCAACTTACATCCACTATTCTAGTTTCTTCACTATCCTTTAATTCAAGAACATTAGAACAGTCTTTTCTATGAACAGAAACACCCCTACCTTTTGTTACATATCCAATGATATCATCTCCAGGAACTGGATTACAGCATCTTGCAAATCTTATCATAAGATTGCTTAATCCTTTAACTGTAACACCATAAGCCTTATCATTTTCATGAACTTTTTCAGTTCTATTTGCATTATCCTCAATATTTTTATTGATATTTTCTAAAATAACTTTTTCATCATGTTCTTCTTCCTTTAATCGCGCAAATACTACGGAAGCTGACATAATTCCATTACCTACTGCTGCATATATATCCTCTTGTGAATGTAAATTATATCTCCTAAGTAATTTTTCAAATAACTCACCTTTTGCAAGTTCAGAAAATACTAAAGATTGCTTTTTAGCTTCTCTTTCAATTAATTCTTTTCCTTTTAGAACATTATCGTCTCTTTGAGCTCTTTTAAACCATTGTTTTATTTTACTCTTAGCTTGATTACTTTTTACCATACCAAGCCAATCTATATTAGGCCCTTTTGGAGCAGAACTGGTCATGATTTCAACTATTTGTCCCGTTTTCAAATTGTAGTCAAGTGGTACCATTTTTCCATTAACTTTTGCTCCAACACATCTGTTTCCAACATCCGTATGTATCTTATAAGCAAAATCAATTGGAGTTGCATTTGCAGGTAAATTAATAACTACTCCTTTAGGGGTAAAAACAAAGATTTCATCTGAAAACAAATCTATTTTAAAGCCTTCCATAAATTCTTGAGCATCTGAGGTCTCTTTTCCCCACTCAAGCATATCTCTAAGCCAAGACAATTTTTGTTCAAAACTATCACCTTTTGACGCTTCTCCTTCTTTATACTTCCAATGCGCGGCTATACCATATTCTGCAGTTTTATGCATCTCAAATGTTCTAATTTGTATCTCGAAAGTCTTTCCTAAGTGCCCTATAACAGTTGTATGCAAT is a window encoding:
- a CDS encoding MBL fold metallo-hydrolase; its protein translation is MIIKTIPVGDIQENCYIVMDEKTKEAFVVDPGDQGDYLADIINKLGAKLKFILLTHGHFDHVGAVSELKSTFKVPHFINEDEKVYMQGSSYVFGKIPEAERYLKDGEEIDFSGHKIKCIHTPGHSAGGMCFLLDGEHLFAGDTLFYLSVGRSDFEGGDMDTLVDSIRTKLFILNDNTIVYPGHGPKTSIMTEKRGNPFAR
- a CDS encoding metal-sensitive transcriptional regulator: MEKEEKLKKDILTRLKRIEGQVKGIQGMIDKNVCCSDVLVQISAIRAAINKVGGLILEDYARNCIGIEPDSEGEEGLENLIKTLNSFMK
- a CDS encoding coproporphyrinogen III oxidase, which gives rise to MTLNITLSDENLRYDVYQMFNIFFPLEDIKINRADDFDYKITSEESKLVIEYDQICREVALEEDRKDSVKRELFKLLSELTKDYYPWGTLIGIRPSKIALSLLNEGKSKAEIRRYFKDKYLTSEEKSDLCIEIAEREKGFVDVKKEKISIYIGMAFCPTRCLYCSFASNPIAGAKKQVEPYITAIKKEIDAMSQYISNKKLEVNTVYFGGGTPTAVDNEEFEGLMAEIYNRLIEPFNPIEFTVECGRPDSITEEKLGTMKKYRVDRISINPQSMNNVTLKNIGRGHTKEQVINKFNLARSLGFDNINMDIIVGLPGEGIEEVNNTFIDILKLKPESLTVHGMSIKRASRLHEELILGKKLYRPTQNELNKMYEKTRELAIELKMEPYYMYRQKNMVGNMENVGYSLNNKECIYNMLMIEDTETIIAIGADAVSKVVFHNENRIERFGNVKDVKEYVNRIDEMIQGKIDLLNTLYE
- the dtd gene encoding D-aminoacyl-tRNA deacylase, producing the protein MRAVVQRVKRSSVKVDGRTIGEIGAGLNVLIGITKGDTDEDIKYIRDKVINLRVFSDSDDKMNLSLKDVNGEILIISQFTLYGDCRKGRRPSFINALGGEEAIGIYEKVVEAFKEEGIRVETGEFGADMEVEIINDGPVTLLLESKKDF
- a CDS encoding threonine/serine exporter family protein; this translates as MDSNKILHVATYAGRIILENGGETYRVEETINRICQAFGMEDADSFVTPTGIMASAFHTERGTFSLVRRVRSRTVNLQKVHEVNDLSRNILVKNMTVLEVLDELKRIDKSKRYDDKTTIFFSALGAGAFSMLFGGNIKDFVAAFIIGIVIKYFSIVSSSLSINDFFTNSISGAITAIMALIFIKFNIASNLDMTIIGAIMLLVPGLAITNAIRDTIAGDFVSGLTRAAEAFLVAIAIAVGSGIVLSFWFKFYGGI
- the glyA gene encoding serine hydroxymethyltransferase codes for the protein MNFTNLKEMDSDILDLINKELDRQQYGIELIASENFTSKAVMEAMGSYLTNKYAEGYPAKRYYGGCHVVDEVESLAIERAKELFGAEHANVQPHSGSQANMAVYFTILNPGDTVLGMNLSHGGHLTHGSPVNFSGKLFNFVSYGVDKETETINYDEVRRLALEHKPKLIVAGASAYSRIIDFKRFKEIADEVGALFMVDMAHIAGLVAAGVHPSPVPYADFVTTTTHKTLRGPRGGLILCKEKYAKDLDKSIFPGMQGGPLMHIIAAKAVCLKEALDPSFKEYGKNVVENCAVLSEELVKNGFKIVSNGTDNHLILLDLNNKDITGKEAEKLLDTVGITVNKNTVPNETRSPFVTSGIRIGTAAVTTRGFGKEDMKEIASIISYVIENKDEDLKEAKARVRALCEKHPLYN
- the aspS gene encoding aspartate--tRNA ligase; this encodes MGEALNSWKRTIMCGELREEHIGQKVTVMGWVQRNRNLGGLEFVDLRDRTGILQVVFGEVINKEAFEKANKVRPEYCIAIKGEIIRREAPNSAMATGMVELKGEEIKILSESETPPIYIKDNLDAAENIRLKYRYLDLRRSDMQKILMIRSKTAKSVRDYLVNNEFLEIETPMLTKSTPEGARDYLVPSRNYPGMFYALPQSPQLFKQLLMVSGFDKYFQIVKCFRDEDLRANRQPEFTQIDLEMSFVEQDDVMELNEGLIKHVFKEVGNIDVKLPIRRMPYKEAMEKYGSDKPDLRFDMEIRDLSETVKNAEFKVFQDALVSGGSVRAICLKNGANMGRKDIDRLGEFVKTFKAKGLAWIQLKEEEIKSPISKFLKEDELKNIIDVMSAETGDMILIVADKNSVVFQSLGQLRLELAKKYDLIKDKNEFNFCWITEFPLLEYDEEEGRYFAAHHPFTCPMDEDLEYLESDPGRVRAKAYDLVLNGEELGGGSIRIHDTKLQERMFGVLGFTQESAWERFGFLLEAFKFGPPPHGGLAFGFDRMIMFLAGTDNIKDVIAFPKNQNAYCPMTEAPNVTDEKQLVELGISINKEDK
- the hisS gene encoding histidine--tRNA ligase, with amino-acid sequence MDKIQAPKGTKDMLPKDAYKWHYVENKFRELSKEYGIREIRTPIFEHTELFKRGVGETTDVVQKEMYTFLDKGERSITLKPEGTAPSVRAFIENSLFNDAQPTKLYYFTPCFRYEKMQKGRLRQFHQYGIEIFGSKEASIDAEVISLAMRALDEFGIEGLTLNINSLGCPDCRAKYNKALMDFLKENYDNLCDTCKGRFEKNPMRILDCKEKSCKEITKNAPVILDYICEDCSNHFEEVKTYLNAMDINFEIDPKIVRGLDYYTRTVFEIINKDITVCGGGRYDGLISEIGGPETPAVGFGLGLERLLLTLEEEGIEIPEPNTIDLYIGSMGDLARVKAFALTYKLRKFGIKSDCDHMKKSVKAQMKYANKIGAAFTLILGEDEIANGTGKIKRMSDGETFDINLDSLEDIVSLVK
- a CDS encoding RelA/SpoT family protein, with protein sequence MLTDLMEKISLNCNNIDLELVKKAYNLASEAHSKQKRESGEPYIIHPLDVASILAELGMDTNTIVAGLLHDVIEDTEYNYSDLERMFNKEVADLVEGVTKLGKIKYKSKEEQQADNVRKMLLAMANDIRVIIIKLADRLHNMRTLKFMPEEKQKEKAKETLDIYAPLAHRLGISKIKWELEDLSFRYLHQQEYYDLVNQIAEKRKEREAYISQIMDEIEGKLSSSGIDSDIDGRPKHFYSIYRKMVNKNKNIEQIFDLTAIRILVNSVKDCYAALGIVHTIYKPIPGRFKDYIAMPKPNMYQSLHTTVIGHLGKTFEIQIRTFEMHKTAEYGIAAHWKYKEGEASKGDSFEQKLSWLRDMLEWGKETSDAQEFMEGFKIDLFSDEIFVFTPKGVVINLPANATPIDFAYKIHTDVGNRCVGAKVNGKMVPLDYNLKTGQIVEIMTSSAPKGPNIDWLGMVKSNQAKSKIKQWFKRAQRDDNVLKGKELIEREAKKQSLVFSELAKGELFEKLLRRYNLHSQEDIYAAVGNGIMSASVVFARLKEEEHDEKVILENINKNIEDNANRTEKVHENDKAYGVTVKGLSNLMIRFARCCNPVPGDDIIGYVTKGRGVSVHRKDCSNVLELKDSEETRIVDVSWGTSKGKSYTAEIQVEAEDRMGILAEVMIILSESKIKVNAVNAKSLKGNLSLVNIKVSIDSIDQLKELMRKIRKLKGVLDVYRMNN
- a CDS encoding threonine/serine exporter family protein, with product MIKEIVVSIIATFGFGIIFNIKGKNLVFASLGGGLGWLVYKLSLTHSNSGTLALFISSIIFSAYSEILARILKSPVTTFIICALIPLVPGGGMYYTMYEIVQGNIDKSLELGLNTLASAGTLALGIIFVSSITRIIISPKPRKT